A genomic region of Exiguobacterium sp. Helios contains the following coding sequences:
- a CDS encoding CoA-binding protein produces the protein MISDQQARQLLKEAKRIAVVGVSSDSGKTANWIADYLVQHGYEVIPVNPTLNEWNGQKVYPSVASIPGHIDIVDVFRRSEFLADAAKDAVAHGDVGMIWNQLGLSSVEAESLALGAGIPYIENRCIKIEHQYL, from the coding sequence ATGATTTCAGATCAACAAGCACGTCAGTTGTTAAAAGAAGCAAAACGGATCGCCGTTGTCGGGGTATCAAGCGATTCCGGAAAAACGGCGAACTGGATTGCCGATTATCTCGTCCAACACGGGTACGAAGTCATTCCGGTCAATCCAACCTTAAATGAATGGAATGGTCAGAAAGTGTATCCGAGTGTCGCCAGCATCCCGGGCCATATCGATATCGTCGATGTTTTCCGTCGCTCGGAGTTTTTGGCGGACGCTGCGAAGGATGCCGTCGCTCACGGTGACGTCGGCATGATTTGGAATCAGCTCGGATTATCGAGTGTCGAAGCGGAAAGTTTAGCCCTTGGGGCCGGGATTCCGTACATCGAAAACCGTTGCATTAAAATTGAACACCAGTACTTGTGA
- the parE gene encoding DNA topoisomerase IV subunit B, with amino-acid sequence MATDLNNYNDDAIQVLEGLEAVRKRPGMYIGSTDHRGLHHLVYEIVDNAIDEALAGFGEQIDVIIHKDNAITVRDHGRGMPTGMHASGKPTAEVIFTVLHAGGKFGQGGYKTSGGLHGVGASVVNALSTQLKVTIYRDGKQFEQTFEDGGIPKTTLLETGTTRQKGTSVYFKPDGKIFSTLTYNYDTLAERLRESAFLLKGLKITLTDERSEKADTFQYEDGVSEFVGYLNDDKDTLHPTVAFEGTENDIEVDIAFQFTDAYSENVLSFVNNVRTRDGGTHEVGAKTAMTRVMNEYARKNTLLKEKDKNLDGNDIREGLTMIVSIRIPEEFLQFEGQTKSKLGSPEARTSCDAVITRRLSTYLEENPQTATLLIKKAIRAAQAREAARKAREEARNGKKKKRSSILNGKLTPAASKNAEKNELFLVEGDSAGGSAKQGRNRTFQAILPLRGKVLNTEKAKLADIMKNEEINMIIHAIGSGVGADFDLSDCNFDKVIIMTDADTDGAHIQVLLLTFFFRYMRPLIDAGKVFVALPPLYRVSKGKGKSEKFEYVWDEETLAKTTKKFGKGYMIQRYKGLGEMNAPQLWETTMDPETRTLIRVTIDDAAVAEKRVSVLMGDNVGHRRSWIEDNVAFGLTEDLSIIENEHVTKESVN; translated from the coding sequence ATGGCGACAGATTTAAACAATTATAATGATGATGCCATACAGGTATTAGAAGGACTCGAAGCAGTCCGGAAACGCCCGGGTATGTATATCGGTTCGACCGATCATCGCGGACTCCACCATTTGGTGTATGAGATCGTCGATAACGCAATTGATGAGGCACTGGCCGGATTCGGGGAACAGATCGATGTCATCATCCATAAAGATAATGCAATTACGGTCCGTGACCATGGACGCGGTATGCCGACCGGGATGCATGCTTCCGGCAAACCGACGGCAGAAGTCATCTTCACGGTGCTTCATGCCGGTGGAAAATTTGGTCAAGGCGGTTATAAAACATCGGGCGGACTGCACGGTGTCGGGGCATCTGTTGTCAACGCCCTGTCGACGCAGTTAAAAGTCACGATTTATCGCGACGGGAAACAGTTTGAGCAAACGTTCGAAGACGGGGGAATTCCGAAAACGACGTTGCTTGAGACAGGCACGACGCGCCAAAAAGGAACAAGCGTCTATTTCAAGCCGGACGGAAAAATCTTCAGCACGTTGACATACAATTACGATACGTTAGCGGAACGCCTACGTGAATCGGCCTTCCTGCTGAAAGGTCTGAAAATCACACTGACCGACGAACGGTCGGAAAAAGCGGACACGTTCCAATATGAAGACGGAGTCAGCGAATTTGTCGGCTATTTGAACGACGACAAAGATACGTTACATCCGACAGTCGCCTTTGAAGGTACGGAAAATGACATCGAGGTCGATATCGCTTTCCAGTTCACGGATGCCTATTCGGAAAACGTCCTGTCGTTCGTCAACAACGTCCGGACACGCGACGGTGGAACCCACGAGGTCGGCGCTAAAACGGCGATGACACGGGTGATGAACGAGTATGCTCGTAAAAACACGCTGCTCAAAGAAAAAGACAAGAATTTAGACGGGAATGATATCCGTGAAGGGCTGACGATGATCGTGTCGATCCGGATTCCGGAAGAATTCCTGCAATTCGAAGGACAGACGAAATCAAAACTCGGTTCTCCGGAAGCCCGGACAAGCTGTGACGCCGTCATCACGCGCCGTTTATCGACGTATCTTGAGGAAAACCCGCAAACGGCGACCCTCCTGATCAAAAAAGCGATCCGCGCCGCTCAGGCCCGGGAAGCAGCGCGTAAAGCCCGCGAAGAAGCCCGCAATGGCAAGAAAAAGAAACGTTCGAGCATCCTGAACGGGAAACTGACACCTGCCGCGTCGAAAAACGCGGAGAAAAATGAATTGTTCCTCGTCGAAGGAGATTCAGCCGGCGGTTCAGCCAAACAAGGCCGTAACCGGACGTTCCAGGCGATTTTACCGTTACGCGGGAAAGTCCTGAACACGGAAAAAGCCAAACTTGCGGATATCATGAAAAACGAAGAAATCAATATGATTATCCACGCGATCGGCAGCGGCGTCGGGGCAGACTTCGATTTATCGGACTGTAACTTCGACAAAGTCATCATCATGACCGATGCCGATACCGATGGCGCGCATATTCAAGTCTTGCTGTTGACCTTCTTCTTCCGCTACATGCGCCCGTTGATTGATGCCGGGAAAGTCTTCGTCGCCTTGCCACCGCTCTACCGCGTCTCGAAAGGGAAGGGCAAGTCTGAGAAGTTTGAATACGTCTGGGATGAAGAAACCCTGGCGAAAACAACGAAAAAGTTCGGTAAAGGCTATATGATCCAGCGTTATAAAGGACTGGGGGAGATGAACGCTCCGCAATTATGGGAAACGACGATGGATCCCGAGACCCGGACATTGATCCGCGTCACGATCGATGATGCCGCTGTCGCCGAGAAACGAGTTTCCGTGCTGATGGGCGACAATGTCGGACACCGCCGGAGCTGGATTGAAGACAATGTAGCGTTCGGACTGACGGAAGACCTCTCGATCATTGAAAATGAACACGTGACGAAAGAGAGTGTGAACTGA